In Metopolophium dirhodum isolate CAU chromosome 9, ASM1992520v1, whole genome shotgun sequence, the genomic window ACCGCAAAATGTGAGCTTTTGTAATGGTTTCCGAATGCCTATCGCCGCAAGCATCAGATACAAAAAGTCATTAAAAAAGACGAGCACGATTATTCCAACTAACGGTACTAGCATCTGGATTTGATCGGGTTTAATTGTCCAGTTTAAGAAGTCCACGTGACCATTCATCAGCGTGGCTTGTAACGTCCACGTTGAACCCTGTAGAAAACGTAAGAAAATTAAACTGATCTTACACATTCTTAGtcctaacatattatatggtttttttaGGTTTGTATTGTCCAAATTGTGTTTGTCTACACCTCGATTACTATTTACATGAACTGTATACAATTCTATTTGGGGGGTACATACATTTCTGGTTGGCTAAGCCTCTATATACCCATTACTGAAATCCACTTATCCTTTCTAAATTCGTCTCatcaatataataggtactgtaCCGATTGTGTGTATAGTGACCAATACACTGGGAATGCTGTGAATACGCAGAGAAGGTCTAGGACAGACCTTGTATCTGATATCTCTGATTCTGTGTACTTTCCCTTTGCGTTATCCAACCAGTGGGTTTGGCACGGGATGGCTGAAGTACCCTTTGTTCTCAGTGCGTACTTAAGATATAAAACATATAGgttacataaaaatgatattgataCTTCCAAAAACGTGATTGAACGTTACTTACAAAAATACAGCCAAACGTCCTCGTTATCACTTTCTGTTCTGGCTTTTTTTTAACGTACTTGTTTCTTCCAGCTACGAATATTGCTGTGGaatgtaaacaataaatttaagttGTTTAATGTACTATGTTGGTCAtagaatttatttaatgaaattgtgTTATTGGTATTAAATTGTGAATGGCTTGTGATCATACTATTTACAGGGTGGATGATAACAACTAGTAAtatcaatatagtatattataccaatgaaaataaatatcattaaggTTGGCACACCAAAAGCCAACGGAAAACACGTGTCTTTGCCAAAACAATGTATGCTTTGTCTGAATTCAGGCATCAAAAACTTTGAGATCAACGATCCAACGAATATCGCCAATGTGTAATTGGTAGTAAAGTGTTGTAGCTGCTTTTCTTGATGGGGCAATTGAAATTGTTCCCCACTAAACGCATAAACGCACGGTTGTATGCCACTCATACCGACGGATATAACAAATAAGCCGAGGAGAGcgaagaatctaaaaaataataatgatgatacaAATGTGAGATGGTGATTGGAGATCTAGATCTTGACGTACTAGATCGTTTATTTAGGTGTATGAACCAGAATAAGATAAGGAGATATAGAGGAATAtcgataatacataatataaaatattttattaaagactGTCAAAGTTTAGTTTCATGCAAGTGGTGAGGTGGTTgcaaataagtacctaatacttTATAATGAACGATTTAAGACAAACGGACGTGGCTGTTTGGACGTGGCTGTTTGGATGTGGCTGTTTAGATGTGGCTGATTGGGCGTGCGGACAATtggacgtaaaaaaaaatagtaaataataataaatcaatcagtaaaaatatcagtagaaaaaaaattgaacacaatataaaaaaaaaattatttattataatacaccccCAAtcgataagtacctatacaattatttagaaaaatttaaaaatgaataatgttatttatttgaattaaattaaaaatgttggatGATTctgcttaaaaattatattttattgacggtttataatatataaactataaaatcaatgataatgttcaatatttaatgTCTTAACTATAATGGTATATTGTTATCAGTCGTACTTTACTGTTTATAATTGGATATTACGTACTTCcgaattttatcatttttacataGAATCAGACAAAtttgtagaataataaatataattaatatgaataactgatattgtattttaacatttagttttaactacatgtatatttattgtaattttttttacgtctTATTGTCCACACATCAAAATAACTACGTCCAAACGCCTACGTTATTTgtctatattagtattataataatataatgggctGAGTATTATTGATGAAGTCAATGCGAAGTTAACTGATGTACCTTCATGGTAATCGGTTGCATGGATTTTACGCGTTGTCAAAGTTTGATTGAAATCACCCATGGAATCGTGGTGTAAGTGTTGTTGGAAACTTTTTaaggaaaaaatatatgatgGAACCTATCAATACAAacaaattgtatgtaataaaCGATTGCGTTTTggaaataaatcatataattttctgcaaaataattattgatatacttTTGAACGTCCAGGCTGAACATATCTGCAATTGATGCGCCGGTGAGCACTACGCATCCCAATACGTAGAAAAatgacatacataatattgttctaaaaaatgaatgtcacaaaaaaacaaataattttaaaaattcagataAGATACGTTATTTTCCGTAATTAGTGGAGATTAAATTTGAAACCAAATGTGCACAGCATACTTGAATTTTCCCCAATAAGAGTCTGCCAAGATCGCACACGGCAATGACACGAAGTACGATAAAAATATGAAGctgtgatatattattttcgacTCGTCTCCGCTGAACTTCAATATTCTTGtcaagtacaaaattaaaacagctgaacagattatttataaattattaaattggcAAAATTGGCAAAATTGGCAAAATTGTGTTATAATTAACCACTGTAACCCACTCTATTGACTCACTTCTCAGTCCAAAATAGGCAAATCGTTCACAAAATTCAGTGGCCACAATATACCACGTAGACTTGGGGTATTTctaagaaaacaatattttttttttaaatatatatttaatatcctACAGACAATTAGTCCAAAATCATCGtcaaatattatgatggtatacataactattattacctatgcGTTGAGGCTGATTGAAACAGATCTTTATCACCTTTTATGTCAAAAACCGTCGAAATCGagcaaaatcaaatttgtttttgatttatacGGGACATGTTAGGTACATTGATAAGTAATATTTGCACATTACACTTAAACACTTTTATTTGGATATCCTCGGTATAAATATATCGATTACCATTTAACTGCCCAgtgtcaaaattttttttttaacatcggtggaatataaacattataaatcaaACTCCAAAATTGTCTACCTGAAACCGGTTTAAATTGCATGCACCtaacctaatattttttaagacattgcctaatataatttacacaacataatattttattcaaattagatAACGACaagtagtaatttaatttaaactaaaagaaGAAACTTTTTATAatggatttataatttaaattgttgaaaaatgtttgcggatttttaaattaaattatgtatttttatttaacaactcACCAATTTTTCCTTTTGATCAGATATCAATTCCATGTTGTGCtggaaaaaaaacatacaaatttgttggtcaaaaaacgtaataaataaataatatattgttatacgtaaaaatgtatatttttggcACTCAATGGGTGTgctggtaaaataattttaacgttCTTGAACTTGTAGTTTTTCCAATCACGTATTAAATCTGACAAATTTGCGGTATTTTATCGAAgcatttgttttacaatttttaaattgggAAATTGAAGATATCAAACGATACCGGACCAAGTCAAATTGTACAACTCACACAAAATTTTATCGTCCGAGAACATTGAGCGTATGAATCTTAACATTTAGTataaagtacattttttaataccttattttttttaattccaaattaaagttattaatctGGTACCTACTCGAAATAATCTATTTTATCACCCAGTTATGTATTAagaatacaaacaatttacaattttaaaatactcatagctcgctttaaagttaaaatataatgaaaagccCATaaggttgtctagataataatcttacctttagattttataagaggtcaattcactctaatttttaagctaaaggagctacacgtgttctgctgaacATAGAATTTGCtatattacgcacttgtaagacggagacaacacatgcgggtattacgtcctcttaataaaaaatcttttattatttcaatttgattgtttaatgtttattatattttattgttataggaAAGATTATTGACTGCGgcccataaattattattactaaacccGTTGACGCCTACAGGCGTATATTAAGGCGTCTCGTAACTTTTAATCACCCATGATatctagttaatagttatacaacAGTCTAtaacacaatatgtataataattgtatgactatataatattagatatacaaaaaatattcttcGAGCACTGCCGTGTTACCAGTATAGTCGAATAAAACATTATTCAGTCGACAACAGTATTTTCTTCCATTTTGTACTTGTTTGTTGAAAACAAGAAACATAcgattttattagtaaatagtaattattgcttatttatactttttctcatcgtataatatgatgtatcaaatatactttaaaaaatagttcAACCTTTTTAACCTCCATAACTAAGAAATAGAAAAAAGTTACAATtaaagtattgtaaaataaaggTAGGTACTTAGAAATTTAGATGACACAAAATCAATGACGGAGTGTAACCAAATAtcctaatttaaaaagaaaataatatagtgaattATCTGGTTTTTGATTGGCGAGATTACCCACTTCGAATTGGTTAAATTTTATGAACCAGTTTATAAGAAAATAGATCAGAAAAGTTTTAAGAGTAATTGAGTATAAACcttgttaaaaatataccaaatgcTAGcgcacttaatttttttctaacccaaaactaaatcaaagactatagtgtttatactttatacagtatttccatataagttagattcgaatgatattacatttttaactgtaaaaaatttacggtaaacattttttgacatgaaaacgaaatagactgaaataataaaatatagtaaaattaaaaacaaaataaattaacttaacttacttcttaaaatgaaaaatttactagttaatttcacgttaattaaaaaataaatttagttagtTAACAATTAAGtcaatgaaaagccaaaagtggctagttaagttaaaaagtttaaattaaattaactttaattttttaactccttaatgcccagccttgagcCGATGGACAGCGCTGAGAGATAGAAATCagaggtactatattatatagagtgaGCAAGAAAAGAAACAAAGCGGTAATTTACAGTGTGGcccaataaaaaattgtgttacaataaaatctgccaattgttatatttattgttaacataataaattaataactgatTTGTGGTTACCAAACTTGTGGGTCTATAGTACcaaccataatattacctatttatattatataaatatttatagctgataaagaaaatggaaaaaaaagtgAAGTGTTTCCTCCATGGTTACTACTTCATATTCTTTCTCTCTTCGTTCTTTCGTCTTTCTTTCTCGTTATATGATTCCCTAGAATTGACGGCAGGGCAGAGTgaaatgcgctgtccattagtttataggtctatgatcgttccactcagaatctaaaacataaaCCTTGGTGAAATATGTAagtgaattaaaatttgttaaccGTGATCACAAATTGTTATACGTATTAATTCATCCATGGCAAATGCAAATGCAAATTTATGGTAGATACACATatactacagtataataatatgtctgagTGAATATAGTTTCCTTCGTAATTTGTAaatcagataatatattttaatagatattaaatataattcgcAGTTCAAGTACCTACTCCATCAAGTTGACAATTTTATCGCCATTTCGTTGTAATGTAAGTGAATAATAGGACATGGATGGAATAGTTATATGTCTATTGTTGTCGtgttagtatttaaatacaactatacgaatacttaacaagactgtctaggtattttagattttattgtcTGTGTTTTTTGGGTACTCTCCTCTCTACATTTATTGGCATTAAAAATTCCTCATTTATTTCCTACTGTAGAAAAGGTGAATTACGCGTAATTATAGAACATTGAAATAAGTTTTGAATACGTATATTGTTTTGTTCACCCCGCCTATGACGTATGGCGCTTGATCGTCGTAtcaaaaagtacctatacagaCAAGACGTGTATAAAGGTTTATTATATGATGTTGGTACATGAATATATGACTTTGTAGTATTCATTGCACTgtgataaagaatattattggATTTAAGCTTTGTAGAgcgtaaattgtattttacggATGTAATCAAAAATTTCCGTCATTGAAGATTGATTAGTTTATCACCATACACATTTCACGTGGTCGTAATTTTACACTGTCTTAACACGACGAGATATTTGGGTTTTCCACCTTCTGTGTTTTCGGATTGCCGTTAgtcgtttattaatttatttaaaattcaagatAAAAAAGTTTTAGAAATAACACTCAATATGTTGTCTTATTAGGTGTTATTGAAAAGTGAAAAGGCGTAAAGCTGCGTATAACATCAAAAGTCCGGTGTCGTGTTAAAATTGGCGATAGTTGCGATTTGCGAATAGAAATCCTAAagatttatgataaaaatgaatcgttattcgttattatttattaatgttattattttacgccTTGTTCGAGAAAAAAgagtaaatatcataatattgtataatatcggAGAGACGGGATTTTGCAGACTacagtaaaaattatacaaatatagaatGCATTATATCGTTCAACTATTTATCAATAAACCTTAAGGCTTAAATAATGAGTTATTAattcagtgttcggacttatctagatgaatacctagataattatttgttcatcttttatcttatctagataaatagttacaaggtatctaaacattcatcttagataatttttttactcatctaaataaattcatctagatacattttttattgataaaaatcgcgaaattgtacaaacgcatttaaatatttatacagattctcaaaccaagtttatggtttataaataatgtaattattttaatttatatcatcattattattattatgttcctatagtgcccaactaaaatatacctaaatttaaaacccattttaaaaaaaattgtatctttttttatctagataaaaaagtatttatctttatctttatctagataaatatgagttaagttatcttttatctctatctagatacattagagttgcattatctttatgtttatctagataaaaaactacttatctaatccgaacactggttATTATCTGATGACTgggaacatttttaaaaatatcaagtacctagggtttatttgtttttgagttacaccaataaaacaaaactagttttaagtaaaaattctCTTTATCCTTCCTAATTTTTTTCCCGATGCTTTTAATAaatagtgaacattttcaattttgacttcACAAAAGCACCTacaattttctatcagaaactACGCTCAaagtaaaaaatcaaataattacttAGCCTATACTAAGTATAGATAAATCTTATACGATAAGTTTTATCGTcgtgtataggtacacattgcAGGTAATCATTGATAAATGACAATGTATGTATTACgagaaaaatttttaaatattaactaaccgtgtcataatatatttt contains:
- the LOC132952822 gene encoding peptide transporter family 1-like isoform X3, with product MELISDQKEKLKYPKSTWYIVATEFCERFAYFGLRTVLILYLTRILKFSGDESKIIYHSFIFLSYFVSLPCAILADSYWGKFKTILCMSFFYVLGCVVLTGASIADMFSLDVQKFFALLGLFVISVGMSGIQPCVYAFSGEQFQLPHQEKQLQHFTTNYTLAIFVGSLISKFLMPEFRQSIHCFGKDTCFPLAFGVPTLMIFIFIAIFVAGRNKYVKKKPEQKVITRTFGCIFYALRTKGTSAIPCQTHWLDNAKGKYTESEISDTRSVLDLLCVFTAFPVYWSLYTQSGSTWTLQATLMNGHVDFLNWTIKPDQIQMLVPLVGIIVLVFFNDFLYLMLAAIGIRKPLQKLTFCGILAVLTFVFAALLQFKIVGNTTEIPSGQGRIYIYNGFDCNVFVQSKSLHVQHQIGPLDMFNVSHTIVSQNVSAVVGITIGFETKCSFVSDNNYEYNTTLTIIEGKEISYHLIRLTLNTIELHRIGAHDSLVKEKFGNPKLRILVDNTFDFDDDITFTSVDHTSFTSYSLTQFRGMSYNAIKVGKYNVFYNGKMLPTPTMDIIPGTFYTLTLQRNGDKMDVRLFAKDEGNYIHVLWQIPQYFIMSIADIVFVTTEIKFIFTEAPISMKSFIASFQFLAIALGSLLVITISTMSFKSQAHEFLLYSGLMFADTLLLGYFSVVYRSKNTNITDAMTPNENKMEETTVVN
- the LOC132952822 gene encoding peptide transporter family 1-like isoform X1, producing MFFFQHNMELISDQKEKLKYPKSTWYIVATEFCERFAYFGLRTVLILYLTRILKFSGDESKIIYHSFIFLSYFVSLPCAILADSYWGKFKTILCMSFFYVLGCVVLTGASIADMFSLDVQKFFALLGLFVISVGMSGIQPCVYAFSGEQFQLPHQEKQLQHFTTNYTLAIFVGSLISKFLMPEFRQSIHCFGKDTCFPLAFGVPTLMIFIFIAIFVAGRNKYVKKKPEQKVITRTFGCIFYALRTKGTSAIPCQTHWLDNAKGKYTESEISDTRSVLDLLCVFTAFPVYWSLYTQSGSTWTLQATLMNGHVDFLNWTIKPDQIQMLVPLVGIIVLVFFNDFLYLMLAAIGIRKPLQKLTFCGILAVLTFVFAALLQFKIVGNTTEIPSGQGRIYIYNGFDCNVFVQSKSLHVQHQIGPLDMFNVSHTIVSQNVSAVVGITIGFETKCSFVSDNNYEYNTTLTIIEGKEISYHLIRLTLNTIELHRIGAHDSLVKEKFGNPKLRILVDNTFDFDDDITFTSVDHTSFTSYSLTQFRGMSYNAIKVGKYNVFYNGKMLPTPTMDIIPGTFYTLTLQRNGDKMDVRLFAKDEGNYIHVLWQIPQYFIMSIADIVFVTTEIKFIFTEAPISMKSFIASFQFLAIALGSLLVITISTMSFKSQAHEFLLYSGLMFADTLLLGYFSVVYRSKNTNITDAMTPNENKMEETTVVN
- the LOC132952822 gene encoding peptide transporter family 1-like isoform X2, which produces MFFFQHNMELISDQKEKLKYPKSTWYIVATEFCERFAYFGLRTVLILYLTRILKFSGDESKIIYHSFIFLSYFVSLPCAILADSYWGKFKTILCMSFFYVLGCVVLTGASIADMFSLDVQKFFALLGLFVISVGMSGIQPCVYAFSGEQFQLPHQEKQLQHFTTNYTLAIFVGSLISKFLMPEFRQSIHCFGKDTCFPLAFGVPTLMIFIFIAIFVAGRNKYVKKKPEQKVITRTFGCIFYALRTKGTSAIPCQTHWLDNAKGKYTESEISDTRSVLDLLCVFTAFPVYWSLYTQSGSTWTLQATLMNGHVDFLNWTIKPDQIQMLVPLVGIIVLVFFNDFLYLMLAAIGIRKPLQKLTFCGILAVLTFVFAALLQFKIGNTTEIPSGQGRIYIYNGFDCNVFVQSKSLHVQHQIGPLDMFNVSHTIVSQNVSAVVGITIGFETKCSFVSDNNYEYNTTLTIIEGKEISYHLIRLTLNTIELHRIGAHDSLVKEKFGNPKLRILVDNTFDFDDDITFTSVDHTSFTSYSLTQFRGMSYNAIKVGKYNVFYNGKMLPTPTMDIIPGTFYTLTLQRNGDKMDVRLFAKDEGNYIHVLWQIPQYFIMSIADIVFVTTEIKFIFTEAPISMKSFIASFQFLAIALGSLLVITISTMSFKSQAHEFLLYSGLMFADTLLLGYFSVVYRSKNTNITDAMTPNENKMEETTVVN